From Streptomyces cyaneogriseus subsp. noncyanogenus, the proteins below share one genomic window:
- a CDS encoding ABC transporter substrate-binding protein — protein sequence MKTRVRLPRLLACGATVALALSLTACGNGDGGGSSGDGKIHVLVYGDASNKVEKQIVDKFNKTSDVKAVLDTIPGADYQQKLQTIINTPQAPDVFFNWGGGSIQPFVKADLLMPLDDFIEKDPGLKANFLPSVFNSAVVDGKSYGVPMRGTQPILLFHNKQVLDKAGVKPPKTWDELLDAVKKLKDEGVTPISLGGGDRWPTLMWFEYLYDRVAGPELFEKALKGDKDAWASADSKKALSMLKELVDAGAFGKNYDSVKYTNGSSPALLASGKAGFELMGSWYYAQQQEDAKEFAETDLGYTAFPTVQGGKGDPTNVVGNTNNFYSVLKKTKHPEAVAEFLKLMYSDEFVKAQMAIGNLPTTTSTRKFLDTAADPEYSRFQYDLVAKAPSFQLSWDQAYPPSAITPIQQAVQQFFNGQLDADGFIKAMQALPTE from the coding sequence ATGAAGACACGTGTGCGGTTGCCCCGGCTGCTCGCCTGCGGTGCGACGGTCGCCCTGGCCCTGAGCCTGACGGCCTGCGGCAATGGGGACGGCGGGGGATCGTCGGGTGACGGGAAGATCCATGTCCTGGTCTACGGCGACGCCAGCAACAAGGTCGAGAAGCAGATCGTCGACAAGTTCAACAAGACCTCCGACGTGAAGGCCGTCCTCGACACCATCCCCGGTGCCGACTACCAGCAGAAGCTGCAGACGATCATCAACACGCCGCAGGCGCCGGACGTGTTCTTCAACTGGGGCGGCGGCAGCATCCAGCCCTTCGTCAAGGCCGACCTGCTGATGCCGCTGGACGACTTCATCGAGAAGGACCCCGGGCTGAAGGCCAACTTCCTGCCCTCGGTCTTCAACAGCGCCGTCGTCGACGGCAAGTCCTACGGCGTCCCGATGCGCGGCACCCAGCCGATCCTCCTCTTCCACAACAAGCAGGTCCTCGACAAGGCCGGCGTGAAGCCGCCCAAGACCTGGGACGAGCTGCTGGACGCGGTGAAGAAGCTGAAGGACGAAGGGGTCACGCCCATCTCGCTCGGGGGCGGTGACCGCTGGCCGACGCTGATGTGGTTCGAGTACCTCTACGACCGGGTCGCCGGGCCGGAGCTGTTCGAGAAGGCGCTGAAGGGCGACAAGGACGCCTGGGCGAGCGCGGACAGCAAGAAGGCGCTGAGCATGCTGAAGGAGCTCGTCGACGCGGGCGCCTTCGGCAAGAACTACGACTCCGTGAAGTACACCAACGGCTCCTCGCCCGCGCTGCTGGCCTCCGGCAAGGCCGGCTTCGAGCTGATGGGCTCCTGGTACTACGCCCAGCAGCAGGAGGACGCCAAGGAGTTCGCCGAGACCGACCTCGGCTACACCGCCTTCCCGACCGTCCAGGGCGGCAAGGGCGACCCGACCAACGTGGTCGGCAACACCAACAACTTCTACTCGGTGCTGAAGAAGACCAAGCACCCCGAGGCCGTCGCCGAGTTCCTGAAGCTCATGTACTCCGACGAGTTCGTCAAGGCGCAGATGGCCATCGGCAACCTGCCGACCACGACCAGCACCAGGAAGTTCCTCGACACCGCGGCCGACCCGGAGTACTCGCGCTTCCAGTACGACCTGGTGGCGAAGGCCCCGTCGTTCCAGCTCTCGTGGGACCAGGCGTACCCGCCGTCGGCCATCACCCCCATCCAGCAGGCCGTGCAGCAGTTCTTCAACGGCCAGCTCGACGCCGACGGCTTCATCAAGGCCATGCAGGCCCTTCCCACCGAATGA
- a CDS encoding carbohydrate ABC transporter permease, which yields MTTQITSAPVAVEPRKGARRRPEASSAARVGRPGFLWALPATVFFALFAIAPLIMVAVLSFMSWNGLGSPEFVGLDNWSRLADDPVMLKSVWLTLLLTALGVVIQTPLSILLGVWAAGHQRNRAVLSVVYFIPLLLSATAVSVLWRALLDPNFGIPARATWLFGDGNLFGEQATAIGVLAFVSTWQFTPFHTLIYQGAARAIPQVLYQAAEIDGAGRYRQFFHITLPQLRNSVVTSMILMIVGGLTTFETVLILTQGGPGTDTTISAYYMYQKAFKGFDFGAGAAIALALVIAATIVSLIVVRVSGYDKMRSDMEGVS from the coding sequence ATGACCACTCAGATCACGAGCGCTCCCGTCGCCGTCGAGCCCCGCAAGGGTGCCCGGCGGCGGCCGGAGGCATCCTCCGCGGCCCGGGTCGGGCGCCCCGGCTTCCTCTGGGCGCTGCCCGCCACCGTCTTCTTCGCCCTCTTCGCCATCGCCCCGCTGATCATGGTGGCGGTGCTGTCCTTCATGAGCTGGAACGGCCTCGGCTCACCCGAGTTCGTCGGCCTCGACAACTGGTCGCGCCTGGCCGACGACCCGGTGATGCTCAAGAGCGTCTGGCTGACCCTGCTGCTCACCGCGCTCGGCGTGGTGATCCAGACGCCGCTGAGCATCCTGCTCGGCGTCTGGGCCGCCGGCCACCAGCGCAACCGGGCGGTGCTGTCGGTCGTGTACTTCATCCCGCTGCTGCTGTCGGCGACCGCCGTCTCCGTGCTGTGGCGGGCGCTGCTCGACCCGAACTTCGGCATCCCCGCCCGCGCCACCTGGCTCTTCGGCGACGGCAACCTCTTCGGGGAACAGGCCACCGCCATCGGGGTGCTGGCGTTCGTCAGCACGTGGCAGTTCACGCCGTTCCACACCCTGATCTACCAGGGCGCCGCCCGCGCGATCCCGCAGGTGCTGTACCAGGCCGCCGAGATCGACGGCGCCGGCCGCTACCGCCAGTTCTTCCACATCACCTTGCCGCAGCTGCGCAACTCGGTCGTCACCTCGATGATCCTCATGATCGTCGGCGGTCTGACCACGTTCGAGACGGTCCTCATCCTGACCCAGGGCGGACCGGGCACCGACACCACCATCAGCGCCTACTACATGTACCAAAAGGCATTCAAGGGCTTCGACTTCGGCGCCGGCGCGGCCATCGCCCTCGCCCTGGTGATCGCGGCCACCATCGTCTCGCTGATCGTCGTGCGCGTCTCCGGCTACGACAAGATGCGCAGCGACATGGAGGGTGTGTCATGA
- a CDS encoding carbohydrate ABC transporter permease, whose translation MSRGTRSRPNYLAGAGSMLWLFLVGLPLYVMLAATVRTRSDYAEHGPLSFPESFTLDNYTSAFDSGFGRYFVNTLLVTVCVIGIVLLLVPPLAYAIVRNRSRVTSHVFRLFLLGLAIPAQAVIVPMFYLISEAGLYDNLLGVILPTAAFCLPMSALILSGAMRDISSELFEAMAMDGASPRRMFFQLVLPLSRGGLSTIVVFSALQAWNGFLFPLVLTQSDSTKVVTLGLYNFQTEHGIDIPGLLGAVVLSMVPVLLVYLFARRALVQGLMGVGGK comes from the coding sequence ATGAGCCGCGGGACGAGAAGCCGCCCCAACTACCTGGCCGGCGCCGGCTCAATGCTCTGGCTCTTCCTGGTCGGCCTGCCGCTGTACGTGATGCTCGCCGCGACGGTGCGGACCCGCTCGGACTACGCCGAGCACGGCCCGCTCTCCTTCCCGGAGAGCTTCACCCTCGACAACTACACCAGCGCCTTCGACTCCGGCTTCGGCCGGTACTTCGTCAACACCCTCCTCGTCACGGTGTGCGTGATCGGCATCGTGCTCCTGCTGGTCCCGCCGCTCGCCTACGCCATCGTCCGCAACCGCAGCAGGGTCACCTCGCACGTCTTCCGGCTGTTCCTGCTCGGCCTCGCCATCCCGGCGCAGGCCGTGATCGTCCCGATGTTCTACCTGATCAGCGAAGCCGGCCTGTACGACAACCTCCTCGGCGTCATCCTGCCCACGGCCGCGTTCTGCCTGCCGATGTCCGCCCTCATCCTCAGCGGAGCCATGCGCGACATCTCCTCGGAGCTGTTCGAGGCCATGGCCATGGACGGCGCCAGCCCGCGCCGTATGTTCTTCCAGCTCGTGCTGCCGCTGTCCCGGGGCGGACTGTCCACGATCGTCGTCTTCTCGGCGCTCCAGGCATGGAACGGCTTCCTGTTCCCGCTCGTCCTGACCCAGTCCGACTCCACCAAGGTGGTCACCCTGGGTCTCTACAACTTCCAGACCGAACACGGCATCGACATCCCCGGTCTGCTGGGGGCCGTGGTGCTGTCCATGGTCCCCGTCCTGCTCGTCTACCTGTTCGCCCGTCGCGCCCTCGTCCAGGGGCTGATGGGCGTGGGAGGAAAGTGA
- a CDS encoding glycoside hydrolase family 3 N-terminal domain-containing protein, translating to MTANVAVETTPEVPLWNDPTHSVTARVSALIDAMTPEEKIAQLYGVWVGASDEGGEVAPHQHDMEEAVDLDALLPTGLGQLTRPFGTAPVDPALGALSLARTQARIAAANRFGIPALAHEECLAGFATWGATAYPVPLSWGATFDPDLIRRMAAAIGRDMRSVGVHQGLAPVLDVVRDARWGRVEETIGEDPYLVGSIGTAYVQGLESAGVVATLKHFAGYSASRAGRNLAPASMGPRERADVLLPPFEMAVREGGARSVMHAYTDTDGVPSAADESLLTGLLRDTWGFDGTVVADYFGIAFLKTLHGVAGDWAEAAGAALTAGVDVELPTVKTFGEPLAEAVRAGRVPEAVIDRALRRVLTQKAMLGLLDADWDPLPPALDGTDVDDPDALRGTIDLDTPGNRALARTVAEEAVVLLANDGTLPLGRPGRIALVGPNATEPTAVLGCYSFPLHVGVHHPRTPVGIDLPTLGDTLAGEFPDAELTAVRGTGVDDGDVSGIPDAVRAAEEADVVVAVLGDRAGLFGRGTSGEGCDAESLALPGAQQQLLDALLDTGKPVVAVLLAGRPYALGRARTEAAAIVQSFFPGVEGTAAIAGVLSGRTEPGGRLPVSVPRGAGAQPATYLGARLAHASEVSSIDPTPAFGFGHGLTYTTFDWSDLAVEAAEAPTDGAFSLACTVRNTGGRHGTEVVQLYLHDPVASVVQPVQRLIGYTRVPLAPGEARRVHVTVPADLASFTGRDGRRVVEPGELELRLAASSTDPRLTATVTLTGPARHVDHTRAFHASFHQEPAPRA from the coding sequence GTGACCGCCAACGTGGCCGTTGAGACCACCCCCGAAGTCCCCCTGTGGAACGACCCCACCCACTCCGTCACCGCCCGGGTGTCCGCGCTCATCGACGCGATGACCCCCGAGGAGAAGATCGCCCAGCTGTACGGCGTGTGGGTCGGAGCCTCCGACGAGGGCGGCGAAGTCGCCCCCCACCAGCACGACATGGAGGAGGCCGTCGACCTCGACGCCCTGCTGCCCACCGGGCTGGGCCAGCTCACCCGCCCCTTCGGCACCGCCCCCGTCGACCCCGCCCTGGGCGCGCTGTCCCTGGCCCGCACCCAGGCCCGGATCGCCGCGGCCAACCGCTTCGGCATCCCCGCGCTCGCCCACGAGGAGTGCCTGGCCGGGTTCGCGACCTGGGGCGCCACCGCCTACCCCGTCCCGCTGTCCTGGGGCGCCACCTTCGACCCGGACCTGATCCGCCGCATGGCCGCCGCCATCGGCCGCGACATGCGGTCCGTCGGCGTCCACCAGGGACTCGCCCCCGTCCTGGACGTGGTGCGCGACGCCCGCTGGGGCCGTGTGGAGGAGACCATCGGCGAGGACCCCTACCTGGTCGGCTCCATCGGCACCGCCTACGTCCAGGGACTGGAGTCCGCCGGGGTGGTAGCCACCCTCAAGCACTTCGCCGGCTACTCCGCCTCCCGCGCCGGACGCAACCTCGCCCCCGCCTCCATGGGCCCCCGGGAACGCGCCGACGTCCTGCTGCCGCCCTTCGAGATGGCGGTGCGCGAAGGCGGCGCCCGGTCCGTCATGCACGCCTACACCGACACCGACGGCGTCCCGTCGGCGGCCGACGAGTCCCTGCTGACCGGCCTGCTGCGCGACACCTGGGGCTTCGACGGCACGGTGGTGGCCGACTACTTCGGCATCGCCTTCCTCAAGACCCTGCACGGTGTCGCGGGCGACTGGGCCGAGGCCGCGGGCGCCGCCCTGACGGCCGGCGTCGACGTGGAACTGCCCACCGTCAAGACGTTCGGCGAGCCCCTCGCCGAGGCCGTCCGCGCCGGCCGGGTGCCGGAGGCGGTCATCGACCGCGCCCTGCGCCGGGTCCTCACCCAGAAGGCGATGCTCGGCCTGCTCGACGCGGACTGGGACCCGCTCCCGCCCGCCCTCGACGGCACCGATGTCGACGACCCCGACGCCCTGCGCGGCACCATCGACCTCGACACGCCCGGCAACCGCGCCCTGGCCCGGACCGTGGCCGAGGAAGCGGTCGTACTGCTCGCCAACGACGGCACCCTGCCGCTGGGCCGGCCCGGCCGCATCGCGCTGGTCGGCCCCAACGCCACCGAGCCCACCGCCGTCCTCGGCTGCTACTCCTTCCCCCTGCACGTCGGAGTCCACCACCCGCGGACCCCGGTCGGCATCGACCTGCCCACCCTGGGCGACACGCTGGCCGGCGAGTTCCCCGACGCCGAGCTGACGGCCGTACGCGGCACCGGCGTCGACGACGGCGACGTCTCCGGCATCCCCGACGCCGTCCGGGCCGCCGAGGAGGCCGACGTCGTCGTCGCGGTGCTCGGCGACCGGGCGGGGCTCTTCGGCCGCGGCACCAGCGGCGAGGGCTGCGACGCCGAGTCGCTCGCCCTGCCCGGTGCCCAGCAGCAGCTCCTGGACGCCCTGCTCGACACGGGCAAGCCGGTGGTGGCCGTGCTGCTCGCCGGACGGCCCTACGCGCTCGGCCGCGCCCGCACCGAGGCCGCCGCGATCGTCCAGTCGTTCTTCCCGGGCGTCGAGGGCACCGCGGCCATCGCCGGAGTGCTCAGCGGCCGGACCGAGCCCGGCGGACGGCTCCCGGTCAGCGTGCCGCGCGGAGCGGGCGCCCAGCCGGCCACCTACCTCGGCGCGCGCCTGGCGCACGCCAGCGAGGTGTCCAGCATCGACCCCACGCCCGCGTTCGGCTTCGGGCACGGACTGACGTACACCACGTTCGACTGGAGCGACCTCGCCGTGGAGGCCGCCGAGGCGCCCACCGACGGCGCGTTCTCCCTCGCCTGCACCGTCCGCAACACCGGTGGACGGCACGGCACCGAGGTCGTCCAGCTCTACCTGCACGACCCGGTCGCCTCCGTCGTCCAGCCGGTGCAGCGGCTCATCGGCTACACCCGGGTGCCGCTCGCCCCCGGCGAGGCCCGGCGGGTGCACGTCACGGTCCCCGCCGACCTCGCCTCCTTCACCGGGCGCGACGGACGGCGGGTGGTCGAGCCGGGCGAGCTGGAGCTGCGCCTGGCCGCCTCCAGCACCGACCCGCGCCTGACGGCGACGGTCACCCTGACCGGCCCCGCCCGGCACGTGGACCACACGCGCGCCTTCCACGCGTCCTTCCACCAGGAGCCGGCGCCGCGGGCATGA
- a CDS encoding maleylpyruvate isomerase N-terminal domain-containing protein, whose amino-acid sequence MDLFSRSWAALRTAVAGLPNDDFARPSGCPGWLVRDLVCHLVIDAQDVLITLATPARTEPTRDAVTYWNVTATPPDGTDPLDALTVRLAAAYEDPGLLRFHLDDVGSAAGRAAELADPALRVATRGEVLTAGDYLSAYVLEWTLHHLDLIAHLPGVPGPPAEGLARSRAMLEEIAGAAFPPEFSDEDSLLVGTGRRAPGRAEESALGALAARLPFVLG is encoded by the coding sequence GTGGATCTCTTCTCACGCTCCTGGGCGGCGTTGCGCACGGCGGTCGCCGGCCTGCCCAACGACGACTTCGCACGGCCCTCGGGCTGCCCGGGCTGGCTCGTCCGGGACCTGGTCTGCCACCTCGTCATCGACGCCCAGGACGTCCTGATCACCCTCGCCACCCCCGCCCGGACGGAACCGACCCGCGACGCGGTGACCTACTGGAACGTCACCGCCACGCCCCCGGACGGCACCGACCCGCTCGACGCGCTGACCGTCCGGCTGGCCGCCGCCTACGAGGATCCCGGGCTGCTCAGGTTCCACCTGGACGACGTGGGCTCCGCCGCCGGCCGCGCCGCCGAACTGGCCGACCCCGCCCTGCGGGTCGCCACCCGCGGCGAGGTGCTCACCGCGGGCGACTACCTCTCCGCCTACGTCCTGGAATGGACCCTGCACCACCTCGACCTGATCGCCCACCTCCCCGGCGTGCCGGGACCGCCCGCCGAAGGGCTCGCCCGGTCCCGCGCCATGCTGGAGGAGATCGCCGGGGCCGCGTTCCCCCCGGAGTTCTCCGACGAGGACTCTCTGCTGGTCGGCACCGGACGGCGCGCCCCGGGCCGCGCGGAGGAGAGCGCCCTCGGCGCACTGGCCGCCCGGCTCCCGTTCGTGCTCGGCTGA
- a CDS encoding TetR/AcrR family transcriptional regulator has protein sequence MSAPAKTGESKRQRLTEGGRKTRERIIETAAELMFHRGVGGTSIPDIQAAAGVSASQIYHYFGDKQGLVLAVIDHQTDAQLARQRPLLDNLDSIEALREWCDRAGSRQDARGCEGGCEIGSLASELADIDQSARTRLVSAFDRWEGPIRSGLARMQARGELSERADTAALATALLAAIQGGMLLSQVRRSSTAYRQAVSAVIDHIESHLVR, from the coding sequence ATGAGCGCACCAGCGAAGACCGGAGAGTCGAAGAGACAGCGGCTCACCGAGGGGGGCCGCAAGACCCGCGAACGCATCATCGAGACCGCTGCGGAACTGATGTTCCACCGCGGCGTGGGAGGCACGAGCATCCCTGACATTCAGGCGGCCGCCGGGGTCAGCGCGTCGCAGATCTACCACTACTTCGGCGACAAGCAGGGCTTGGTCCTGGCGGTCATCGACCATCAGACGGACGCCCAGCTCGCCCGGCAGCGTCCGCTGCTGGACAACCTGGACAGCATCGAGGCCCTGCGCGAGTGGTGCGACAGGGCAGGGAGCCGGCAGGACGCCAGGGGATGCGAAGGCGGCTGCGAGATCGGCTCGCTCGCCAGCGAACTCGCCGACATCGATCAGTCGGCACGGACCAGACTCGTCTCCGCCTTCGACCGGTGGGAAGGCCCCATCAGGTCGGGACTCGCACGGATGCAGGCACGCGGCGAGCTGAGCGAGCGCGCCGATACCGCCGCGCTCGCCACCGCTCTGCTGGCCGCCATCCAGGGCGGCATGCTGCTGTCCCAGGTCCGCCGGTCGAGCACCGCCTACCGGCAGGCCGTGTCAGCGGTGATCGACCACATCGAAAGCCACCTCGTCCGGTAG
- a CDS encoding alpha/beta hydrolase gives MPLDPQIEILLKEVAAGGGPAPETLTVAENRAFGRAFGALAGAPVPVADVRDTTAAADGRDIPVRIYRPFTEPDAGPLPVTLFFHGGGWVFGDLDTQDNIARTVASRSGTIVVSVDYRLAPEHRFPAAVDDAYAALTWVADKAPDFGGDGERIAVFGESAGGNLAAVLAQESLRRGGPRITLQVLAYPAVDRFDDSPSMYENVTGPVLSRSYLEWFWGAYLSTPDQGADPRVSPARSGELAGLAPAVIATAEYDPLRDQGDHYARKLADAGVSVQHLPVEGAIHGFLSFTGSVQLSRDILNQLADAVATAFD, from the coding sequence ATGCCCCTCGACCCCCAGATCGAGATTCTGCTCAAGGAAGTGGCCGCAGGAGGCGGACCGGCTCCCGAAACCCTGACGGTGGCGGAGAACCGTGCGTTCGGGCGCGCCTTCGGCGCCCTGGCCGGCGCTCCCGTACCGGTCGCCGACGTCCGGGACACCACGGCCGCCGCCGACGGCCGCGACATACCCGTCCGCATCTACCGGCCTTTCACCGAGCCGGATGCCGGGCCGCTGCCCGTGACGCTCTTCTTCCACGGCGGCGGATGGGTCTTCGGCGACCTGGACACCCAGGACAACATCGCCCGCACCGTGGCCAGCCGCTCCGGCACGATCGTGGTCTCCGTCGACTACCGGCTGGCACCCGAGCACCGCTTCCCGGCCGCGGTCGACGACGCCTACGCCGCGCTGACCTGGGTCGCGGACAAGGCCCCCGACTTCGGGGGCGACGGAGAGCGCATCGCCGTGTTCGGCGAGAGCGCCGGCGGCAACCTCGCCGCGGTTCTCGCACAGGAATCCCTGCGCCGCGGGGGACCTCGCATCACGCTCCAGGTGCTCGCCTACCCGGCGGTCGACCGGTTCGACGACAGCCCTTCGATGTACGAGAACGTGACGGGACCGGTCCTCTCCCGTTCCTACCTCGAGTGGTTCTGGGGCGCCTACCTCAGCACCCCGGACCAGGGCGCCGACCCGAGAGTCTCGCCGGCACGCTCCGGCGAACTGGCCGGACTTGCTCCCGCCGTCATCGCCACTGCCGAATACGACCCCTTGCGCGACCAGGGCGACCACTACGCCCGCAAGCTGGCCGACGCCGGTGTGTCGGTCCAGCACCTCCCGGTCGAAGGAGCCATTCACGGCTTCCTCTCGTTCACCGGCTCGGTGCAACTCTCACGGGACATACTGAACCAGCTCGCGGACGCCGTGGCCACGGCCTTCGACTGA
- a CDS encoding NfeD family protein translates to MDPWLIWLIVAAICAVAEILTLTAALGMLGAAALITAGGAALGLPLPLQFVVFTMVATVSVLFVRPLALRHVRRPQAARFGVDALVGRAAYVTSEVTGRGGRVRIDGEEWTARAYDETLEIPAGTTVDVIEISGATALVYPRD, encoded by the coding sequence ATGGATCCATGGCTCATCTGGTTGATCGTCGCGGCGATATGCGCTGTGGCGGAGATCCTCACGCTCACCGCCGCGCTGGGCATGCTGGGGGCGGCCGCGCTGATCACGGCCGGAGGCGCGGCGCTCGGGCTGCCACTGCCGCTCCAGTTCGTGGTGTTCACCATGGTGGCCACGGTCAGCGTGCTGTTCGTGCGTCCGCTCGCGCTGCGTCATGTGCGTCGCCCCCAGGCGGCGCGATTCGGCGTGGACGCGCTGGTCGGCAGGGCCGCCTATGTCACCTCGGAGGTGACGGGCCGGGGCGGCAGGGTCCGCATCGACGGCGAGGAATGGACGGCCCGTGCGTACGACGAGACGCTGGAGATTCCCGCCGGAACCACCGTCGACGTCATAGAGATCAGCGGCGCAACCGCGCTCGTGTACCCCCGGGACTGA
- a CDS encoding SPFH domain-containing protein produces MENSGFLIAGLIVALIAVFTVVRAVRIVPQARARNVERLGRYHRTLKPGLNLVIPYIDRVHPVIDLREQVVSFRPQPVITEDNLVVEIDTVLYFQVTDPRAAFYEIANFLQAVEQLTVTTLRNVVGSMDLEKTLTSRDTINSQLRGVLDEATGKWGLRVNRVEIKAIDPPQSIKDAMQKQMRAERDKRAAILGAEGQRQSQILTAEGDKQAAVLRAEGNRTAAILQAEGQSRAVDEVFQAVHRNDPDPKLLAYQYLQMLPQLAQGPGSTFWMIPSEVTSALQGVSRAFSEALPQSSATRERSAGHTASQAADDAAQAAEAAAKAVADAARADGTTADTLPARPPH; encoded by the coding sequence ATGGAAAACTCAGGGTTCCTCATCGCCGGCCTGATAGTCGCACTCATCGCGGTGTTCACCGTCGTGCGGGCGGTACGCATCGTGCCGCAGGCCCGCGCCCGTAACGTCGAGCGACTCGGCCGGTACCACCGGACACTGAAACCCGGCCTCAACCTCGTCATCCCCTACATCGACCGTGTGCACCCGGTGATCGACCTGAGGGAACAGGTCGTCTCCTTCAGGCCGCAGCCGGTCATCACCGAAGACAATCTGGTCGTCGAGATCGACACCGTTCTCTACTTCCAGGTCACCGATCCGCGAGCGGCGTTCTACGAGATCGCCAATTTCCTTCAGGCGGTCGAACAGCTCACCGTCACCACGCTGCGCAATGTCGTCGGCTCCATGGACCTGGAAAAGACCCTCACCTCGCGTGACACGATCAACAGCCAGCTCCGGGGCGTGCTGGACGAGGCCACCGGCAAGTGGGGGCTGCGAGTCAACCGGGTGGAGATCAAGGCGATCGACCCTCCGCAGTCCATCAAGGACGCGATGCAGAAGCAGATGCGGGCCGAGCGGGACAAGCGCGCCGCGATCCTCGGAGCGGAAGGACAGCGTCAGTCCCAGATCCTCACCGCCGAAGGCGACAAGCAGGCCGCGGTCCTCCGCGCCGAGGGGAACCGTACGGCTGCCATCCTCCAGGCCGAGGGACAGTCCCGGGCCGTCGACGAGGTCTTCCAGGCCGTGCACCGCAACGACCCCGACCCCAAACTGCTCGCCTACCAGTACCTGCAGATGCTGCCCCAGCTCGCGCAAGGCCCGGGCAGCACCTTCTGGATGATCCCCAGCGAGGTCACGTCTGCGCTCCAAGGTGTGTCCCGCGCCTTCAGCGAGGCGCTGCCTCAGTCGTCGGCCACCCGCGAGCGGTCCGCGGGCCACACCGCCTCCCAGGCAGCCGACGACGCGGCGCAGGCCGCCGAAGCCGCGGCCAAGGCCGTCGCCGACGCGGCCAGGGCCGATGGCACCACCGCTGACACCCTCCCCGCCCGTCCCCCTCACTGA
- a CDS encoding BCCT family transporter, producing MHYTKLYEALAYAGCRKGRGNRLSAAFVPLIGAERAEAWPGKVIDLLAVFATVFGTATSLGLGALQVAEGLDLTAGIAATRTTELVIIASLSAAFVASAFSGLHRGIKWLSTLNIALAAAMMLFVFLLGPTVNILDTIPASVGGYLDDLLPMATRTGAYTDHAWLGAWTIFYWAWWLSWAPFVGTFIARISRGRSIREFLIGVLLVPSGATVVWFCVMGGTALRLQSTGRADLAGAVADGAEASLFAMLDALPIGAVTSFVAMVLVMTYFITSADSASLVMGSLTSRGALHPPSWLVVLWGVLMAAVAAVLLVVGGLDSLQTATILVALPFVVVMLLLCWALLKELREDPGAGLARHHGLHGLRDVVRAVVGDAVSEQGPARHHRLRRVAKARREGDDAQ from the coding sequence ATACATTATACGAAGTTATACGAGGCCCTGGCCTATGCCGGCTGCCGCAAGGGCCGCGGCAACCGCCTCAGCGCCGCGTTCGTGCCCCTCATCGGTGCCGAGCGGGCCGAGGCGTGGCCGGGCAAGGTGATCGACCTGCTCGCCGTCTTCGCCACCGTCTTCGGCACCGCGACCAGCCTGGGCCTGGGCGCGCTCCAGGTCGCGGAAGGACTCGACCTCACGGCGGGCATCGCCGCCACCCGGACCACCGAACTGGTGATCATCGCCTCCCTCTCGGCGGCGTTCGTCGCCTCGGCCTTCTCGGGCCTGCACCGGGGCATCAAGTGGCTGTCGACACTGAACATCGCCCTCGCGGCGGCGATGATGCTGTTCGTCTTCCTGCTCGGCCCGACGGTCAACATCCTCGACACCATCCCCGCGTCGGTCGGCGGGTACCTCGACGACCTGCTGCCCATGGCCACGCGCACCGGTGCCTACACCGACCACGCCTGGCTGGGAGCCTGGACGATCTTCTACTGGGCCTGGTGGCTGTCCTGGGCCCCGTTCGTCGGGACGTTCATCGCCCGCATCTCGCGCGGCCGGAGCATCCGCGAGTTCCTCATCGGGGTGCTGCTGGTGCCGAGCGGCGCCACCGTCGTCTGGTTCTGCGTGATGGGCGGCACCGCGCTGCGGCTGCAGTCGACCGGTCGGGCCGACCTCGCGGGCGCGGTGGCGGACGGGGCCGAGGCATCCCTGTTCGCGATGCTCGACGCGCTGCCGATCGGTGCCGTCACCTCCTTCGTCGCCATGGTCCTGGTCATGACGTACTTCATCACCAGTGCCGACTCCGCCTCCCTGGTGATGGGGTCGCTGACCAGTCGCGGCGCGCTGCACCCGCCATCGTGGCTCGTGGTGCTCTGGGGCGTCCTGATGGCCGCGGTGGCCGCGGTGCTGCTCGTGGTGGGCGGACTCGACTCGCTGCAGACGGCGACGATCCTGGTGGCGCTGCCGTTCGTCGTCGTCATGCTGCTGCTCTGCTGGGCGCTGCTCAAGGAACTGCGCGAGGACCCCGGGGCCGGCCTCGCCCGGCACCACGGACTGCACGGACTGCGGGACGTCGTCAGGGCCGTGGTCGGGGACGCCGTCTCCGAGCAGGGTCCCGCCCGCCACCATCGGCTGCGGCGCGTGGCGAAGGCGCGCAGGGAGGGCGACGACGCGCAGTGA